Proteins from one Fragaria vesca subsp. vesca linkage group LG6, FraVesHawaii_1.0, whole genome shotgun sequence genomic window:
- the LOC101295830 gene encoding protein IQ-DOMAIN 14-like translates to MAKKSWFSIVKRFFVSDTQSKQNSKEKRRRWVFGRLKIKRIPSITAPAPPSPLKEKTLNEAEEEQSKHALNVAIASTAAAEAAVAAAHAAAEVVWLTGLKSRNEATELEHQCERETQELAAVKIQTAFRGYLAKKALRALKGIVKLQAIIRGRAVRRQAMTTLKCLQSIINIQSHVCARRFQTKEGDTYHYDEYDDQFKNLRDKIIRMDSNSQRRWDDRLVSKEEAEALCLSKKEAMIKRERIKEYWYSHRKSAESERKKVNGRWRYWLDQWVDTQISKSKELEDLDTVLAAKRKEEFGGGKQDRLRNLQRQNSHLVNEGMDSPRKSSLHHRKQCSLGDETSFKRSPVVPTYMAATKSAKLKARSLSSPKLRPLSLDTCSESYSPCKNNISLISSINSEVQLSSRRIGKSGGIQQRSPSMKGLPSPVKSSQTMKDRSINSECSISYWDSKGTYR, encoded by the exons ATGGCAAAGAAGAGCTGGTTCAGTATAGTGAAAAGGTTCTTTGTTTCAGACACACAGTCGAAGCAAAATAGT AAGGAGAAGAGAAGAAGATGGGTTTTCGGAAGGCTTAAGATTAAAAGGATACCCTCAATAACAGCACCTGCACCACCATCACCGTTAAAGGAAAAGACACTCAATGAGGCAGAGGAAGAACAAAGTAAGCATGCTCTGAATGTGGCCATTGCGAGCACTGCTGCTGCTGAAGCTGCTGTTGCAGCTGCTCATGCTGCTGCTGAGGTTGTGTGGCTAACTGGTCTTAAATCTCGAAATGAGGCCACTGAATTGGAACATCAATGTGAGAGGGAAACACAAGAACTTGCTGCTGTTAAAATTCAAACCGCCTTTCGTGGTTACCTT GCAAAGAAAGCTTTGAGGGCATTAAAGGGAATAGTGAAGCTCCAAGCTATTATTCGAGGACGAGCTGTGAGACGACAGGCAATGACTACACTCAAGTGCTTGCAGTCCATAATAAACATCCAATCGCACGTATGTGCCAGGAGATTCCAAACAAAAGAAGGAGATACTTATCACTATGATGAATATGATGATCAGTTCAAAAATTTGAGGGATAAGATAATAAGG ATGGACTCAAACAGCCAAAGAAGGTGGGATGACAGACTTGTTTCAAAGGAAGAGGCAGAGGCCTTGTGTTTGAGCAAGAAAGAGGCTATGATTAAGAGAGAAAGAATAAAGGAATACTGGTATAGCCATAGG AAATCAGCAGAATCAGAAAGAAAAAAAGTAAATGGAAGATGGAGATACTGGTTGGACCAATGGGTTGACACCCAAATTTCTAAAAGCAAAGAACTTGAAGACTTGGACACAGTTTTGGCTGCGAAAAGAAAAGAGGAGTTTGGAGGTGGAAAACAAGATAGGCTTAGAAACCTACAAAGACAGAATAGTCATCTGGTTAATGAAGGAATGGATTCTCCAAGAAAGTCATCCTTACACCACAGAAAGCAGTGTTCATTGGGAGATGAAACCTCCTTCAAAAGATCTCCTGTTGTTCCTACTTACATGGCTGCAACAAAATCTGCTAAATTGAAAGCGAGGTCATTAAGCTCACCTAAATTAAGGCCATTGAGTTTGGATACTTGCTCCGAGAGCTATTCACCATGCAAGAACAACATCTCTCTTATATCTTCCATCAACAGTGAAGTGCAACTAAGTTCCAGAAGGATCGGCAAGTCCGGTGGTATCCAGCAACGATCTCCAAGCATGAAGGGCTTGCCAAGTCCTGTAAAATCTAGCCAGACCATGAAGGATCGTAGCATTAATTCAGAGTGCTCTATATCATATTGGGATAGTAAGGGTACTTACAGATGA